The following proteins come from a genomic window of Montipora foliosa isolate CH-2021 chromosome 2, ASM3666993v2, whole genome shotgun sequence:
- the LOC137984639 gene encoding microtubule-associated protein futsch-like — protein MTAATGDLADLVISVTPRNRANFRRLKTNSIQSVKRWEKENELLYAMMEDESEWLAKLFPDVVISPEFFFYSLEDGSLLCRLANYIQEKADLYSQKYRVVVPGKKFRYHTMGKSTSKEIKLFRSRENVQQFLVWCRSHGLPEAILFESNDVVQVDDYREGCRGVIICLMEIVRRTARFDLDELPQLIQLEKEIEEDEANDDSELSNAQGEVLDVEEISTTEMDNLEVHVLDQADVQSPSSLDSDSGVDSVFDQDEGENTASRLTEFSQDEKTITSTVTSRKQVPAKPKDQRSSRKKDKEPCSLLESKGPKSELDKQVCKIAQDYNIKIVHRLKEGKYIILGRTMFVRMLNDHMLVRIGGGWDTLEHYLMTHAPSKEALEAASTPSCQAATSPRNSISTGSGVRSSLIERTKKKEQLGVTTRDSVVYSSQGNLNQQLGGQCTPKIREKGKRSSLIHNDEKDITDAIRKISSSVSQNLLDRPASFTSKTFHQLRSRFDKGIFGSERRTSSPDLTFKGKKLPRRLSDTPRMADVAATFAFDGDRTSPFNDNDASAKQSESMEESSEGRVSQQSEDSLGVQKVQRDISPPEHIDNTGTSLPAVDLLSLESCSRFNVNGGASDDHVDGCGQTHEKLSFRPLAAAHQQDKQILIGISSLDKPQEQPKTMDGANDGVLSYEEEPEQAILEAMVESSLPVDVEDMEPGSTFQASPRPIDLGDLLLDSETKAEEGTTKMQTETAQVEEGTRDEHIAAEDLVSSTPGIHPFENPPPQSVVEIESELAPCKDESTGGGLYEPTAKDDVPPVDLDVRSETEVKFESASQEVQDELIEMEQLHCEERAVNEDVPREVQNVPPVETYPMEETALGTGTEPLKQEGKPGENDQANKEAPADVQDVIVNPTEETVFETESEFPKQAEEPGEAKETTEIENVSSFLVETHSTSDTELQTETDTLGQERELDYSEQVNENASTNAPSVVVNPTGEAYFETKSESLNGIEESSQGKHITDVENPIPVETDFTAETETEHLKHEQDSDDKEVVDEEPTTDVQDFPMLSVNPTQGPVVATEPEKLYKEPSGAELAEEVENLPPVKELPTPDTVVSGSLEPLKLEEESSEAKGDKLDDPAMNKDEVASFQDVPPVAVESKPTGAEQETVIGEELVSSEESARESLKIEGEERTCKEPGTEMATKSSRLEREYVNRREETVNEESELPEIEGNLVAAEHHDPQKEIEETVKPETKAHEVEGILVAPEQLDPQKKIEETVKPETKAHEVEGILVAPELLDPQKKIEETIKPETKAHEVEGILVASEQLDPQNKTEVNGSEDTVKHKTEWLEFDGNLAGVEGPCANEELVVEEPESAKAAEPSSSVESNLTSRDSHPKVGKSSMLEDGAEQGSGEEVTEKVQAKVDEPVDIQKTEKPTGRATKSKTATANTRPKSPPKLASGTKQTSPKKGIDATKPTPKLPSTKNNAKGAAPKPATSKAPASKAPVNAAVANKKPAVKPTATKTNEIKKAEKPKAAEPTRSSLKISETKPIGAIRVASSTAKKTSPPTTQPTAGKAPGKDVRDAGPAKTAPKTTTRPPSAKSAPPKPTLSTAKSIPAKATRSQSANAVDIKENSATEKKRNVRPQSTKPKPPVTTTNFKKTTTTTTSTTKGGAGALKSQTSTTKKLMQEKSGQTKVTTTTTTATKTAVKTSAPKPTSASAKTSSTAGGAKSKINSQPRAGTTGSKPAAKSAAKTTAQKHPEEKTAKSTTDEATTGDVKTTTEVVEKDVEQPVEVKSTENTSDQFSPTFSITKQTFETPNVFSEKVVEQSNLFPHVATCETTTVIKDGEEESTTTTEKTTFEESLE, from the exons GTTTCTCGTATGGTGTCGAAGTCACGGCTTACCTGAAGCAATTCTGTTTGAATCAAatgatgttgttcaagttgATGATTACAGGGAGGGTTGTCGGGGTGTCATTATATGCCTCATGGAAATTGTCAGAAGGACAGCGAGGTTTGATCTTGATGAACTACCTCAGTTGATCCAACTGGAGAAGGAGATCGAAGAGGACGAAGCTAATGACGACTCTGAACTTTCAAACGCTCAAGGAGAGGTTTTGGATGTCGAGGAAATAAGCACGACTGAAATGGACAACCTTGAGGTCCATGTGTTAGATCAGGCAGATGTTCAAAGTCCCAGTTCTTTAGACTCCGATTCTGGAGTTGACTCGGTGTTTGATCAAGACGAAGGGGAGAATACTGCCTCTCGTCTAACCGAGTTTTCGCAGGACGAGAAAACCATAACATCCACTGTAACAAGTCGAAAACAAGTTCCCGCTAAGCCAAAAGACCAGAGAAGTTCACGGAAGAAGGACAAAGAACCCTGCTCGCTTCTGGAAAGCAAGGGACCAAAATCAGAATTGGATAAACAA gTTTGCAAAATTGCCCAAGACTACAACATAAAAATTGTTCATCGACTTAAAGAAGGAAAGTACATCATTCTTGGCCGAACCATGTTTGTAAGG ATGTTGAATGATCACATGTTAGTCCGGATTGGAGGAGGTTGGGATACACTGGAACATTATCTGATGACCCATGCTCCTTCAAAAGAAG CTCTTGAAGCAGCAAGTACGCCCAGTTGTCAGGCAGCTACAAGTCCTCGGAACTCCATATCGACGGGAAGTGGTGTCAGAAGTAGCCTGATCGAAAGgacaaaaaagaaagagcaaCTAGGAGTTACAACCAGAG ATTCAGTGGTTTATTCTTCGCAAGGAAACTTAAACCAGCAATTAGGAGGTCAGTGCACTCCAAAGATTCGGGAGAAGGGAAAGAGAAGTTCCCTGATACACAACGACGAAAAGGACATTACAGACGCCATTCGAAAAATCTCCTCGTCAGTTTCGCAGAATCTTCTAGATAGACCTGCAAGTTTTACGAGCAAGACATTCCACCAACTAAGAAGTCGTTTTGACAAGGGAATATTTGGCTCGGAGAGACGAACGTCCTCACCGGATCTCACATTTAAAGGCAAGAAACTTCCAAGACGTTTGAGCGATACTCCTAGAATGGCTGATGTTGCTGCAACTTTTGCGTTTGACGGAGATCGAACCTCTCCTTTTAATGACAATGACGCTTCAGCGAAACAGTCCGAGAGTATGGAAGAGTCATCGGAAGGAAGAGTCTCACAACAAAGTGAAGACTCACTTGGGGTCCAAAAAGTGCAGAGAGACATTTCACCACCCGAGCACATCGACAATACAGGTACTTCTCTTCCCGCAGTGGATTTACTCTCCTTGGAATCTTGTAGTCGATTCAACGTAAATGGGGGTGCATCAGATGATCATGTCGACGGATGCGGACAGACTCATGAGAAGTTGTCGTTTAGGCCTTTGGCAGCAGCCCATCAGCAAGATAAGCAGATATTGATTGGTATTTCATCTTTGGATAAACCCCAAGAGCAGCCGAAAACTATGGATGGTGCCAATGACGGTGTTCTATCTTACGAAGAAGAGCCTGAACAGGCAATTTTGGAAGCAATGGTGGAATCTTCACTTCCAGTTGATGTTGAGGACATGGAACCTGGAAGCACATTTCAGGCTTCACCACGACCCATTGATCTGGGAGATTTACTGCTAGACTCAGAGACTAAGGCAGAAGAGGGCACTACAAAAATGCAAACAGAAACCGCTCAAGTTGAAGAAGGTACAAGAGATGAACATATTGCAGCAGAGGATCTTGTGTCAAGCACTCCAGGCATTCACCCTTTTGAAAATCCTCCTCCACAGTCTGTTGTCGAAATTGAATCAGAACTTGCACCATGTAAAGATGAATCAACAGGAGGTGGTCTCTATGAGCCTACGGCGAAGGACGACGTACCTCCAGTCGATTTGGATGTCAGGTCCGAGACGGAAGTCAAATTTGAATCAGCGTCCCAAGAAGTGCAAGACGAACTGATTGAAATGGAGCAATTGCATTGTGAGGAACGTGCTGTCAACGAGGACGTGCCAAGAGAAGTTCAAAACGTGCCCCCAGTTGAAACGTACCCCATGGAGGAGACTGCCTTGGGAACCGGAACGGAACCTCTAAAGCAAGAAGGTAAACCTGGAGAAAACGATCAAGCAAACAAGGAGGCTCCAGCGGACGTCCAAGACGTTATTGTCAATCCAACAGAGGAGACTGTCTTTGAAACTGAATCAGAATTTCCAAAGCAAGCTGAGGAACCTGGTGAAGCCAAAGAGACTACAGAAATCGAAAACGTTTCTAGTTTTCTAGTTGAAACCCACTCCACCTCAGATACTGAATTGCAAACTGAAACAGATACTCTAGGGCAAGAAAGAGAACTTGACTACAGCGAGCAAGTCAACGAAAATGCGTCAACCAACGCTCCTTCGGTTGTGGTAAATCCAACTGGAGAGGCTTACTTTGAAACTAAATCAGAATCTCTAAATGGGATTGAAGAAAGTAGTCAAGGCAAACACATAACAGACGTCGAAAACCCTATCCCTGTTGAAACTGACTTTACGGCAGAAACTGAAACGGAACATCTAAAGCATGAACAAGATTCTGATGACAAAGAAGTGGTCGATGAGGAGCCAACAACAGACGTTCAGGATTTTCCAATGTTATCAGTTAACCCTACGCAAGGGCCTGTCGTGGCGACTGAACCAGAAAAGTTATACAAAGAACCTAGCGGGGCCGAACTGGCAGAAGAAGTGGAAAACTTACCTCCAGTTAAAGAATTACCCACCCCAGACACTGTGGTAAGCGGATCTCTAGAACCTCTTAAACTAGAAGaagaatcaagtgaagctaaaGGCGATAAACTTGACGATCCTGCTATGAACAAAGACGAGGTAGCAAGTTTCCAAGATGTTCCTCCAGTTGCGGTAGAATCGAAGCCGACAGGAGCGGAACAAGAAACAGTTATAGGTGAAGAATTAGTATCGAGTGAAGAATCGGCCCGGGAATCGTTGAAAATTGAAGGAGAAGAAAGGACCTGCAAAGAACCTGGCACAGAAATGGCAACGAAGTCGTCACGACTGGAACGAGAATATGTAAATCGTCGGGAAGAAACGGTCAACGAAGAGTCAGAATTACCAGAAATAGAAGGAAACCTTGTTGCCGCCGAACACCATGATCCACAAAAGGAAATTGAAGAAACAGTCAAACCCGAAACAAAAGCGCATGAAGTCGAGGGAATCCTGGTTGCTCCTGAACAACTTGATCcacaaaagaaaattgaagaaacaGTCAAACCCGAAACAAAAGCGCATGAGGTCGAGGGAATCCTGGTTGCTCCTGAACTACTTGATCcacaaaagaaaattgaagaaacaATCAAACCTGAAACAAAAGCGCATGAAGTCGAGGGAATCCTGGTTGCTTCTGAACAACTTGATccacaaaacaaaactgaaGTAAATGGAAGTGAAGATACGGTCAAACACAAAACAGAATGGCTTGAATTTGATGGAAATCTAGCTGGTGTTGAAGGTCCATGTGCGAATGAAGAATTAGTTGTAGAAGAGCCGGAATCTGCAAAGGCCGCAGAACCATCTTCCAGTGTAGAATCCAACCTCACAAGCAGGGACAGCCACCCTAAAGTTGGGAAATCAAGCATGCTGGAAGATGGAGCGGAACAAGGAAGTGGTGAAGAAGTCACCGAGAAAGTTCAGGCAAAGGTAGATGAACCAGTAGATATTCAAAAGACAGAAAAACCAACTGGGAGGGCTACGAAATCAAAGACTGCAACGGCGAACACAAGACCGAAGTCTCCTCCTAAGCTAGCCTCAGGAACAAAGCAAACGTCACCCAAAAAAGGCATTGACGCTACAAAACCAACTCCAAAACTTCCTTCGACGAAGAATAACGCAAAAGGAGCTGCGCCTAAGCCTGCTACGTCTAAAGCACCAGCCTCGAAAGCACCAGTTAATGCTGCTGTAGCAAATAAAAAGCCTGCAGTCAAACCTACAGCAACGAAGACAAACGAGATAAAGAAAGCAGAAAAACCTAAAGCTGCCGAACCAACTCGATCTTCTTTGAAAATCAGTGAGACTAAACCTATCGGCGCAATTCGAGTTGCTAGCTCAACAGCCAAGAAGACTTCACCTCCTACTACACAACCAACTGCTGGTAAAGCACCTGGTAAAGATGTGAGGGACGCAGGCCCGGCTAAGACTGCGCCAAAGACAACCACTAGGCCTCCATCTGCCAAATCAGCACCCCCAAAACCCACTTTGTCAACAGCGAAATCAATTCCCGCCAAAGCTACCCGTTCGCAGTCAGCCAACGCCGTTGACATCAAAGAAAATTCCGCTACTGAGAAGAAACGCAATGTGCGGCCTCAAAGTACGAAACCAAAGCCACCAGTCACAACAACgaatttcaaaaaaacaacTACCACAACCACTTCTACAACCAAAGGTGGTGCTGGAGCTCTTAAATCCCAAACATCCACTACAAAAAAGTTGATGCAGGAAAAAAGTGGTCAAACAAAAGTTACTACGACTACAACAACTGCTACGAAAACAGCTGTTAAAACGTCTGCACCGAAACCTACTTCGGCTTCTGCTAAAACGTCATCGACTGCCGGAGGAGCAAAATCGAAAATTAATTCTCAACCGAGAGCGGGAACTACCGGTAGTAAACCAGCAGCGAAATCTGCAGCGAAGACAACGGCGCAAAAACATCCTGAAGAAAAAACAGCTAAATCTACAACTGACGAGGCGACGACGGGGGATGTCAAAACAACGACTGAAGTTGTCGAGAAAGACGTTGAGCAGCCAGTTGAGGTGAAGAGCACCGAAAATACATCTGATCAGTTTTCGCCGACGTTTTCTATCACCAAACAAACATTCGAGACACCGAACGTCTTTTCGGAAAAAGTCGTTGAGCAGTCAAATCTCTTTCCGCATGTCGCAACTTGCGAAACAACAACGGTCATAAAAGATGGCGAAGAGGAATCAACCACCACGACGGAGAAAACTACGTTCGAAGAGTCCTTGGAATAA